CGCCCAGGCCGCCGGTGCCGACCATGCCGGCGATGACGACCATGGACAGACCGAGCATGATCACCTGGTTGACGCCGGCCATGATGGTCGGCAGGGCGAGCGGCAGCTGGACGCGCAGCAGGGTGTTGCGCGGAGTGGTGCCGAACGCCTCGGCCGCCTCGACCAGCTCGGCGTCGACCTGGCGGATGCCGAGTTCGGTCATGCGCACGCCGGGGGCGATCGCGAAGATCAGGGTGGCGACGACACCGGCGGGCACGCCCAGGCCGAAGAACAGGATCGCCGGGATCAGCAGCACCATCGACGGCATCGTCTGGAGCAGGTCCAGGACGGGCCGCACGACGGAGGAGACGGTCTTGGAGCGGGCCGCCCAGATGCCCACGGGCACGCCGATGACCAGGGCGATCACGGTGGCGACGAGGACCAGGGACAGGGTCGACATCGACCGGTCCCACAGGGCGAGCGAGTCGATGAGCGCGAAGCCCGCGAAGGCGAGGACACCGGCGGTGAGGCCGCGCAGCCACCAGGCGAGGACGGCGAGGATGCCCGCCATCAGCAGCGGCGAAGGGCCGCCGAGGACGGCGTCGACGCCGTCGTACATGCCTTCGACGACCGTCTTGACGGCGTCGAAGAGCCAGGACATGTGGTCGACGAGCCAGCTCACGCCGTCGTCGACCCAGTCACCGAGGTGGATCCTAGGCACGGCTGATCACCTTCTTCCCGTGCGTGTCGCCCGGCCGGTCGCAGGGCACGGGGTCACCTGCCTCGGTGCCGCTCCCGCTGAGAAAGCCAACGAGGCGCTGGCGGGGGACGACGCCGACGAGCCGTCGTTCGCCGTCGAGCACGGCCACGGGGTGGCTGAGGCGGGCGCTGAGCGCGCACAGCTCGGTGAAGGGGGTGGCCGGTGCGGCGGTCTCGCAGCCGCAGTCGGCCTCGTCGCCCCGCACCTCGGTGTCCATGACGGCCTCGGCGGTCAGCACGCGGGAGCGGTCGACGTCCTTGGTGAAGGAGGCGACGTAGTCGTCGGCGGGGCGCAGCAGGATGTCCTCGGCGGTGCCGGTCTGCACGATGCGGCCGTCGCGCATGACGGCGATGCGGTCGCCCAGGCGCATGGCCTCGTTCAGGTCGTGGGTGATGAACACGATCGTCTTCTTCAGGGTCTTCTGCAGTTCGAGCAGCTGGTCCTGCATGTCGCGGCGGATCAGCGGGTCGAGGGCGCTGAAGGACTCGTCCATCAGCAGCAGGTCGGCGTCGGTGGCGAGCGCGCGGGCCAGGCCGACGCGCTGCTGCATGCCGCCGGACAGCTCGTCGGGCCAGGACGACTCCCAGCCGGCCAGGCCGCACAGGGCGAGCGCCTCGTCGGCGCGGCGTTCGCGCTCGGCGCGGGGCACGCCCTGCACTTCCAGGCCGTAGGCGGCGTTCTCGCGGACGCTGCGGTGCGGGAAGAGCGCGAAGTGCTGGAAGACCATGCTGATCTTCTTCGCGCGGACCTCGCGCAGTTCGCGGTCGTCGAGTGCGGTGAGGTCACGGCCGTCGAAGGAGACGTGTCCCGAGGTGGGCTCGAGGAGTCCGTTGAGCATCCGCAGCAGGGTGGACTTGCCCGATCCGGACAGGCCCATGACGACGAAGATCTCGCCGGGCGCGACGGAGAAGGAGGCGTCGATCACGGCGGCGGTGATGCCGTCGTTGCGCAGTTCCTCGCGGTCGGCGCCCTTGTGGATGCGCTCCACGGCGTCGTCGGGTCGTCTGCCGAACACCTTGTACAGGTGTTCGGCCTGCAGTCTTGATGACACGTGTACCTCTCGTCTGCCGGCGGCATGGCGCGTCCCCGTAGACGGTTGAAGGGTCAACCGCCCACCGGAACGAGGCGGCGCCTGCCCGGATCGTCCGTACCCAAACGCGGACGTGACCTCCTTCACAGGGCGCCCGGCAGCTCGGGGGCGCATCCCGGGCAGGCCGCGCCCCGTAATCTGCGGGGCGTGACACGACGTCTCATGCTTCTCGACACCGCCTCCCTCTACTTCCGCGCCTACTTCGGCGTCCCGGAGTCCCTGAAGGCACCGGACGGCACGCCCGTCAACGCCGTCCGCGGCCTCCTCGACTTCGTCGACCGCCTCGTCAAGGACCACCGCCCCGACGACCTCGTCGCCTGCATGGACGCGGACTGGCGCCCCGCCTGGCGCGTCGAGCTGATCCCCTCCTACAAGGCGCACCGCGTCGCCGAGGCGCGCCCGGCGGGCCCGGACACCGAGGAGGTGCCGGACACGCTGTCCCCCCAGGTGCCGATCATCGAGGCCGTCCTCGATGCCCTCGGCATCGCCCGCGTCGGCGTGGCCGGTTACGAGGCGGACGACGTGATCGGCACGTTCACCGCCCGCGCCACCGGCCCCGTCGACATCGTCACCGGCGACCGCGACCTGTACCAGCTGGTCGACGACGCCCGCGGCGTGCGCGTGCTGTACCCGGTCAAGGGCGTCGGCACCCTGCAACTGACCGACGAGGCCGTGCTGCGCGAGAAGTATGGCGTGGACGGCCGCGGCTACGCCGACCTCGCCACGCTGCGCGGCGACCCCAGCGACGGCCTGCCCGGCGTGCCCGGCGTCGGCGAGAAGACGGCTGCGAAGCTGCTCGCCGAGTTCGGCGACCTGGCCGGGATCCTCGCCGCCGCCGAGGACCCGAAGGCGAAGCTGACGCCGGCCCAGCGCCGCCGGATCACCGAGGCCCTGCCGTATCTGGAGGTGGCCCCCACGGTGGTGAAGGTCGCCGACGACGTCCCGCTGCCCGAGGTGACGCCCGCGCTGCCGCGCGCGCCGCACGACCCCGAACTGCTGGACGCGCTCGCCGCCCGCTGGAACCTCGGCGGCTCCCTGCAGCGCCTGCTGACGACGCTGGGAGCCTGATCGCACGTACGGGGCAAGCAATGCCTGCGCCCGTGGCCGGTCCCGCGACCCCGGCCACGGGCGCCGTCCGGTGCATGATGAGTCGCGTACCCGGTACCCGGAAGTCCGTTTCCCTGCCCTTCGCGGCCGTTCGCGGCCCTCCCGGCACGGACGAGTGCTAACTTAGGTAAGCCTTAGCGAAGAGACACGGAGGCCGTCATGGCAGAGCGCCCCGCCCGCAAGCCCCGCAAGCTCCACACCGGCCAGGTGATCCGCACCGAGCGCCTGACCCCGCACATGCAGCGGGTGGTGCTGGGCGGCGACGGTCTCGCCGAGTTCGGCACCGGCGGATACACCGACCACTACGTGAAACTGCTGTTTCCCCTCGAGGGCGTCACCTACCCCGAGCCGTTCGACCTCCAGCGCGTCCGCGAGGAGTACCCGCGCGAGCAGTGGCCGGTGACCCGTACCTACACCGTGCGCGCCTGGGACGCGGAGACCCGGGAGCTGACGCTGGACTTCGTGGTCCACGGCGACGAGGGGCTGGCCGGCCCGTGGGCCGCCCGCGCCAAGCCCGGCGACGTACTGCGGTTCAACGGCCCCGGCGGCGCCTACGCCCCCGACACGAGCGCCGACTGGCATCTGCTCGCCGGTGACGAGAGCGCCCTGCCCGCCATCGCCGCCGCCCTGGAGTCGCTGCCCGACGGCACCCCCGCGCATGCCTTCCTCGAGGTGTCGGGCCCCGAGGAGGAGCAGAAGTTCGACTCCGACGCGCAGGTCACCTGGCTGCACCGCGGCGACCGCCCGGTCGGCGAGGCCCTGGTCGAGGCCGTACGGTCGCTTCGGTTCCCCGAGGGTCGGCTGCATGCCTTCGTGCACGGCGAGGCCGGCTTCGTCAAGGAGCTGCGCCGGCTGCTGCGGGTGGAGCTGTCGGTGCCGCGCGAGGATTTGTCGATCTCCGGCTACTGGCGGCTCGGCCACAACGAGGACGGCTGGCAGGCCTCCAAGCGAGAGTGGAACGCCCAGGTGGAGGCCGAGCAGGAGCCCGCGACCGCCTGAGCGCCACCCGCCCGTACGCTGGGGCGCGTGAGACGCCGGACCCGTATCCCGCCCGCCCCGCTGCCGCAGCGCGAGGGCGTCGACCCGGTGCGGGTGCGGCTGCCGCGGGACGGCGCCTGGGCGACCGTCCGCGACCACCTGGTGGCCCGGCTCACGGCTGGTGACGGTGTCGTCGACGCGATGCTCGCCGCGGGCGCGATCGTCGGCGCCGACGGGCGCCCCGTCGCCCCGGACGCCCCCTACGTGCCCGGCATGTACGTGTGGTTCCACCGCGCGCTGCCCGCCGAGGAGCGGGTGCCCTTCGAGATCGAGGTGGTGTACCGCGACGCGCACGTCGTCGTCGCGGACAAGCCGCACTTCCTGGCCACCACCCCGCGCGGCAGCCATGTCGCCGAGACCGCGCTCGCCCGGCTCCGCCGCGAGCTCGACATCCCCACGCTCACCGCCGCGCACCGCCTGGACCGGCTCACCGCCGGACTGGTGCTGTTCACCGTCCGCCCCGAGGAACGCGGCGCCTACCAGACGCTGTTCCGCGACCGGCGGGTGCGCAAGGAGTACGAGGCCCTCGCCCCGTACGACCCCGCCGTCGTCCTCCCCCGCACCGTGCGCAGCCGCCTGGTCAAGGAGCGCGGGCAGCTGACGGCCCACGAGGTGCCGGGCGAGCCCAACGCGGAGAGCCGGGTCGAACTGGTGGGCCACGAGGGCGGCGTCGGGCGGTACCGGCTGCTTCCCCGCACCGGGCAGACCCACCAGCTGCGCGTGCACATGTGCGCGCTGGGCCTGCCGATCCTCGACGACCCCCTCTACCCGGAGGTGCGGCCGCCGGGCACGGCGGAGGACCACACCCGGCCGCTGCGGCTGCTCGCCCGCGCACTGGAGTTCACGGACCCGGTGACGGGACGGCACCACGCGCTGCACAGCACCCGGGAGTTGACGCTCCCGGGTGTCACGCCGGCCTCCTAGGCCTCGCCCCGCCACCAGCGCAGGAACCGCTGCCAGGCGCCGGGCCGCGGGGCGGCCGTCGGCGGCGCCGGTGCCGGTTCGGCCGTCTCCTGGGGGACGGCGGCCCT
The DNA window shown above is from Streptomyces sp. NBC_00670 and carries:
- a CDS encoding quaternary amine ABC transporter ATP-binding protein; protein product: MSSRLQAEHLYKVFGRRPDDAVERIHKGADREELRNDGITAAVIDASFSVAPGEIFVVMGLSGSGKSTLLRMLNGLLEPTSGHVSFDGRDLTALDDRELREVRAKKISMVFQHFALFPHRSVRENAAYGLEVQGVPRAERERRADEALALCGLAGWESSWPDELSGGMQQRVGLARALATDADLLLMDESFSALDPLIRRDMQDQLLELQKTLKKTIVFITHDLNEAMRLGDRIAVMRDGRIVQTGTAEDILLRPADDYVASFTKDVDRSRVLTAEAVMDTEVRGDEADCGCETAAPATPFTELCALSARLSHPVAVLDGERRLVGVVPRQRLVGFLSGSGTEAGDPVPCDRPGDTHGKKVISRA
- a CDS encoding 5'-3' exonuclease, with translation MLLDTASLYFRAYFGVPESLKAPDGTPVNAVRGLLDFVDRLVKDHRPDDLVACMDADWRPAWRVELIPSYKAHRVAEARPAGPDTEEVPDTLSPQVPIIEAVLDALGIARVGVAGYEADDVIGTFTARATGPVDIVTGDRDLYQLVDDARGVRVLYPVKGVGTLQLTDEAVLREKYGVDGRGYADLATLRGDPSDGLPGVPGVGEKTAAKLLAEFGDLAGILAAAEDPKAKLTPAQRRRITEALPYLEVAPTVVKVADDVPLPEVTPALPRAPHDPELLDALAARWNLGGSLQRLLTTLGA
- a CDS encoding siderophore-interacting protein; protein product: MAERPARKPRKLHTGQVIRTERLTPHMQRVVLGGDGLAEFGTGGYTDHYVKLLFPLEGVTYPEPFDLQRVREEYPREQWPVTRTYTVRAWDAETRELTLDFVVHGDEGLAGPWAARAKPGDVLRFNGPGGAYAPDTSADWHLLAGDESALPAIAAALESLPDGTPAHAFLEVSGPEEEQKFDSDAQVTWLHRGDRPVGEALVEAVRSLRFPEGRLHAFVHGEAGFVKELRRLLRVELSVPREDLSISGYWRLGHNEDGWQASKREWNAQVEAEQEPATA
- a CDS encoding pseudouridine synthase, translating into MRRRTRIPPAPLPQREGVDPVRVRLPRDGAWATVRDHLVARLTAGDGVVDAMLAAGAIVGADGRPVAPDAPYVPGMYVWFHRALPAEERVPFEIEVVYRDAHVVVADKPHFLATTPRGSHVAETALARLRRELDIPTLTAAHRLDRLTAGLVLFTVRPEERGAYQTLFRDRRVRKEYEALAPYDPAVVLPRTVRSRLVKERGQLTAHEVPGEPNAESRVELVGHEGGVGRYRLLPRTGQTHQLRVHMCALGLPILDDPLYPEVRPPGTAEDHTRPLRLLARALEFTDPVTGRHHALHSTRELTLPGVTPAS